A window of Fundidesulfovibrio soli contains these coding sequences:
- a CDS encoding FecR domain-containing protein — protein MVLAFALWASTALAAETAGRLVFAQGDVAVSSGPGAWRPAATGLDLIAGDSVRTGAGARAAILCADETQIRLGENTLITLKAVAASSRLGFMNASGGEAPPNSVYDLKTGEAWLRNNNDASKFQLTSPALTAAVRGTEFTATVDGAGLTRIALIEGRLLLSNPQGSLDLERGELGQARPGQAPTKQVLVNPEDAVQWVLYYPTAISWRDLRPSSLAGPPPGAAEAALDAGDAARAGELALSQGDQTALGWAALRQYRAQEALEAFAKAPPSARAAVGRWLAMAQAGQSAQAWNACKAELAGYPPSPALLGAAAWLALGAGQPAQARALLDQALSKYSADPFCRSLMAQIDLARNRKDQALAQAQQAVQTAPESPTARVSVALAQLARFDIPAARESLDQALALDPACVSAYVYKAQIELGHDAPDKAWATVDKALALAPDDPQVLALGGFAKLGMRNFDEAQALFERAAKADPGLPEPRLGLGMVDYARNRRFEGLSQMLSATLLDPRVSLYQTSLGKAYYASRAHERALETYDQAARLDPADPTPHLYKGIALTDLYQPGDAVEALNRSISLNDNRAMFRSRLLLDRDLAVRNFDLAKVYNQIGLGEWAYSKAVTAVKKDPFDSSAHLFLSSAFAATRARVSAASSELLLNRLLSPANQSAFTLYNDYTPMFEAPYIRTQLVGGVGSWANGKSIVESSAEVYGGVPGVAGDVYGSFNQDNGLRGVNGVSRSGFAFGQFKWEPTFKDSLYASATLSRAHTGDTSSLSAWEYKPSPWQINDYSTTLLEGGYVRRQAPGWTTIVYGAYHQNGWTTSDRRYDAASPDGLPLDSVTLTNRNTPREMGNIQLQQQMTLGDHSLIVGGDVFSSTLRYRRDTELFIPLLPRVSTLDSIRNDHWERSLTVYAMDYWRVRKNLVLELGLSGEFGVTPRFGFVSDVEDALLGFRFGLNWEATGKDVIRMAVQRYLNNHTALQPMIQPSEVAGFPTRVNADDGSRVVEAGLAWERQWNDATFSVLRADYHHIENPQFDPYQSYDRKIWYVTDRYLLTGSFNRVLTPYLGLNLVGAVKWLEPQGVELHRSPETRYFEINGGGGLTFLYRNGFGAGVSGLLVKQTFPESTARDLLGRHRDETLFGVLNARMSFDFPGKRGFVSLEGANLLDVKFSYQREPVVLDSITPSRRVMLRLGLFF, from the coding sequence ATGGTGCTTGCGTTTGCGCTGTGGGCGTCCACGGCGCTGGCGGCGGAAACCGCAGGGCGGCTGGTGTTCGCCCAGGGCGACGTTGCGGTTTCCTCCGGCCCCGGGGCCTGGAGGCCCGCTGCCACCGGCCTGGACCTGATCGCCGGCGACTCCGTGCGCACCGGTGCGGGTGCAAGGGCCGCCATCCTCTGCGCGGACGAGACCCAGATCAGGCTGGGCGAGAACACCCTTATCACGCTCAAGGCCGTGGCCGCCTCCTCGCGCCTTGGCTTCATGAATGCCTCGGGCGGCGAGGCCCCGCCCAACAGCGTCTACGACCTCAAGACCGGCGAGGCCTGGCTGCGCAACAACAACGACGCCTCGAAATTCCAGCTCACCTCCCCGGCGCTCACCGCCGCCGTGCGCGGCACCGAGTTCACGGCCACGGTGGACGGGGCCGGGCTGACCCGCATTGCCCTGATCGAGGGCAGGCTGCTGCTCTCCAACCCGCAAGGCAGCCTGGACCTGGAACGCGGCGAACTGGGCCAGGCCAGGCCGGGCCAGGCCCCCACCAAGCAAGTGCTGGTCAACCCCGAGGACGCGGTGCAGTGGGTGCTCTACTACCCCACGGCCATCAGCTGGCGCGACCTGCGGCCCTCATCCCTGGCCGGGCCGCCGCCGGGCGCGGCCGAAGCCGCCCTGGACGCCGGGGACGCCGCCCGGGCCGGGGAGCTGGCCCTGAGCCAGGGCGACCAGACCGCTTTGGGCTGGGCCGCGTTGCGCCAGTACCGCGCGCAGGAGGCCCTGGAGGCCTTCGCCAAGGCCCCGCCCTCGGCCAGGGCCGCCGTGGGGCGCTGGCTGGCCATGGCCCAGGCCGGGCAGTCCGCCCAGGCCTGGAACGCCTGCAAGGCTGAACTTGCCGGGTATCCGCCCTCACCCGCCCTGCTCGGCGCGGCGGCCTGGCTGGCGCTGGGCGCGGGCCAACCCGCGCAGGCCCGGGCCCTGCTCGACCAGGCCCTCTCGAAATACTCCGCCGACCCCTTCTGCCGCTCGCTCATGGCCCAGATCGACCTGGCCCGCAATCGCAAGGACCAGGCCCTGGCCCAGGCCCAGCAGGCCGTGCAGACCGCCCCCGAGTCCCCCACGGCGCGAGTGAGCGTGGCCCTGGCCCAGCTGGCCCGCTTCGACATCCCCGCCGCCAGGGAATCCCTGGATCAGGCGTTGGCCCTGGACCCCGCCTGCGTGAGCGCCTACGTGTACAAGGCCCAGATCGAGCTGGGGCACGACGCGCCGGACAAGGCCTGGGCCACCGTGGACAAGGCCCTGGCCCTGGCCCCGGACGACCCCCAGGTGCTGGCACTGGGCGGCTTCGCCAAGCTGGGCATGCGCAACTTCGACGAGGCCCAGGCCCTGTTCGAGCGCGCCGCCAAGGCCGACCCCGGGCTGCCCGAACCCCGCCTGGGCCTGGGCATGGTGGACTACGCCCGCAACAGGCGCTTCGAGGGCCTCTCGCAGATGCTCTCGGCCACCCTGCTGGACCCCCGCGTCTCGCTCTACCAGACCAGCCTGGGCAAGGCCTACTACGCCTCCCGCGCCCACGAGCGCGCCCTTGAGACCTACGACCAGGCCGCCCGCCTGGACCCGGCCGACCCCACGCCCCACCTCTACAAGGGCATCGCCCTGACCGACCTCTACCAGCCAGGCGACGCCGTGGAGGCCCTCAACCGCTCCATCAGCCTGAACGACAACCGGGCCATGTTCCGCTCCAGGCTGCTGCTGGACCGCGACCTGGCCGTGCGCAACTTCGACCTGGCCAAGGTCTACAACCAGATCGGCCTGGGCGAATGGGCCTACTCCAAGGCCGTCACCGCCGTGAAGAAGGACCCCTTCGACTCCTCGGCGCACCTGTTCCTGAGCAGCGCCTTCGCCGCCACCAGGGCCAGGGTCTCGGCCGCGTCCTCCGAGCTGCTGCTCAACAGGCTGCTCTCCCCGGCCAACCAGAGCGCCTTCACGCTCTACAACGACTACACCCCCATGTTCGAGGCCCCCTACATCCGCACGCAGCTCGTGGGGGGTGTGGGCTCGTGGGCCAACGGCAAGTCCATCGTGGAGTCCAGCGCGGAGGTGTACGGCGGCGTGCCAGGCGTGGCCGGGGACGTCTACGGCTCCTTCAATCAGGACAACGGCCTCCGGGGCGTCAACGGCGTCAGCCGCTCCGGCTTCGCCTTCGGGCAGTTCAAGTGGGAGCCGACCTTCAAGGATTCCCTCTACGCCTCGGCAACGCTCTCCCGCGCGCACACCGGGGACACCTCGAGCCTGAGCGCCTGGGAGTACAAGCCCTCGCCCTGGCAGATCAACGACTACTCCACCACGCTGCTGGAGGGCGGCTACGTGCGCCGCCAGGCCCCCGGCTGGACCACCATCGTCTACGGGGCCTACCACCAGAACGGCTGGACCACCTCCGACCGCCGCTACGACGCGGCCTCCCCCGACGGCCTGCCACTGGACAGCGTGACCCTGACCAACCGCAACACCCCCCGCGAAATGGGCAACATCCAGTTGCAGCAGCAGATGACCCTGGGGGACCACTCCCTGATCGTGGGCGGAGACGTGTTCAGCTCCACCCTGCGCTACCGGCGCGACACCGAGCTGTTCATCCCCCTGCTGCCGCGCGTCTCCACCCTGGATTCCATCCGCAACGACCACTGGGAGCGCTCGCTCACCGTCTACGCCATGGACTACTGGCGGGTGCGCAAGAACCTGGTGCTCGAGCTGGGGCTTTCGGGGGAGTTCGGGGTCACGCCGCGCTTCGGGTTCGTCTCTGACGTGGAGGACGCCCTGCTTGGCTTCCGCTTCGGGCTCAACTGGGAGGCCACCGGCAAGGACGTGATCCGCATGGCCGTGCAGCGCTACCTCAACAACCACACGGCCCTGCAGCCCATGATCCAGCCCTCGGAGGTGGCCGGGTTCCCCACCCGGGTCAACGCCGACGACGGCTCGCGCGTGGTTGAGGCGGGCCTTGCCTGGGAGCGCCAGTGGAACGATGCCACCTTCAGCGTGCTGCGCGCCGACTACCACCACATAGAGAACCCGCAGTTCGACCCCTATCAGAGCTACGACCGCAAGATCTGGTACGTCACGGACCGCTATCTGCTCACCGGCTCCTTCAACAGGGTGCTCACCCCCTACCTGGGCCTGAACCTGGTGGGCGCGGTGAAGTGGCTGGAGCCGCAGGGCGTGGAGCTGCACCGCAGCCCCGAGACCCGCTACTTCGAGATCAACGGCGGCGGCGGACTGACTTTCCTGTACAGGAACGGTTTCGGGGCCGGGGTCTCCGGGCTGCTGGTCAAGCAGACCTTCCCCGAGTCCACCGCCAGGGACCTGCTGGGCCGCCACCGCGACGAGACCCTGTTCGGGGTGCTCAACGCGCGCATGTCCTTCGACTTCCCGGGCAAGCGCGGCTTCGTCTCGCTGGAGGGCGCCAACCTGCTCGACGTCAAGTTCTCCTACCAGCGCGAGCCCGTGGTGCTCGACTCCATCACGCCCTCGCGGCGGGTGATGCTGCGGCTCGGCCTGTTCTTCTAG
- a CDS encoding dienelactone hydrolase family protein → MKAPFRFTPLLALFLFVPLWAASTASGAVVSRPVEYSHGGTACKGVLFLDEAVKGKRPAVMVVHEFWGLNDYVKKRCAMLAELGYVAFAADMYGDGMVTTHAPEASGWSKQIQANIQNWRERALKALDILKGQPEVDPARVAAMGYCFGGSTVMQMAYAGADLRGVASFHGALPPAEGVAKGSIKAKVLACHGADDAMIPLERVAAFQKSLDEAGAVWEFITFSGTRHSFTNPDADKAGMANAAYNKRADMRSWEALLGFLKEVFSQ, encoded by the coding sequence ATGAAAGCACCGTTCCGCTTCACCCCGCTGCTGGCCCTGTTCCTGTTCGTCCCGCTCTGGGCGGCTTCAACCGCGTCCGGGGCAGTGGTCTCACGGCCCGTGGAGTACAGCCACGGCGGCACGGCCTGCAAAGGCGTGCTCTTCCTGGATGAGGCCGTGAAGGGCAAGCGCCCCGCCGTGATGGTGGTGCACGAGTTCTGGGGGCTCAACGACTACGTGAAGAAGCGCTGCGCCATGCTGGCGGAGCTGGGCTACGTGGCCTTCGCCGCGGACATGTACGGCGACGGCATGGTCACCACCCACGCGCCCGAGGCTTCGGGCTGGTCCAAGCAGATCCAGGCCAACATCCAGAACTGGCGGGAACGCGCGCTCAAGGCCCTGGACATCCTCAAAGGCCAGCCCGAGGTGGACCCGGCCCGGGTGGCGGCCATGGGCTACTGCTTCGGCGGCTCCACGGTGATGCAGATGGCCTACGCGGGGGCGGACCTGCGCGGGGTGGCCAGCTTCCACGGCGCGCTGCCCCCGGCCGAGGGCGTGGCCAAGGGGAGCATCAAGGCCAAGGTGCTGGCCTGCCACGGCGCGGACGACGCCATGATCCCCCTGGAACGTGTCGCGGCCTTCCAGAAGAGCCTGGACGAAGCCGGGGCCGTCTGGGAGTTCATCACCTTCTCCGGGACGAGGCACAGCTTCACCAACCCCGACGCCGACAAGGCGGGCATGGCCAACGCGGCCTACAACAAGCGCGCGGACATGCGCTCCTGGGAGGCCCTGCTGGGCTTCCTCAAGGAGGTCTTCTCCCAGTAG
- the hflX gene encoding GTPase HflX, with protein sequence MVLVGEPHAIYIPELPRSRLGSGRLRGLRLLHTHLHDAGLDKEDLTDMLFLRLDSVAALTVDDMAAPDRIYAAHLLPKTAEGEGGDPWEVLPPAPWDRLDIDFEAMTQALEDEFARLDQPVAGSEAGVSDRAIMVGVGSAPRLELEASLDELEALAATAGLKVTGRVLQRVPQVNPRTIIGKGKLSELEIMALSSGAAVLLFDGELTPAQMRNLADLTERKILDRTQLILDIFAQRATSRSGKLQVEMAQLKYTLPRLVGKNPAMSRLMGGIGGRGPGETKLEVDRRRIRERITRIKRELQELRKQRAQVRDRRAKAGLPIVSLVGYTNAGKSTLLNTLTQSEVLAENKLFATLDPVSRRLRFPQERELVLTDTVGFIRELPKELKEAFQATLEELESADLLILVADAGHRELAGQVEAVEAILEEMELNKVPRILALNKWDTLDEDGRTWVLSRYPGGVPISARTRPSLEPLVNEILSRLKWEKGLPT encoded by the coding sequence ATGGTCCTGGTGGGGGAGCCCCACGCCATCTACATCCCGGAGCTTCCCCGCTCCCGCCTGGGCTCGGGCCGCCTGCGCGGCCTGCGCCTGCTGCACACGCACCTGCACGACGCCGGGCTGGACAAGGAAGACCTCACGGACATGCTCTTCCTGCGCCTGGACTCCGTGGCCGCCCTGACCGTGGACGACATGGCCGCGCCGGACCGGATCTACGCCGCGCACCTGCTGCCCAAAACCGCGGAAGGCGAGGGCGGCGACCCCTGGGAGGTGCTGCCCCCGGCCCCCTGGGACCGCCTGGACATCGATTTCGAGGCCATGACCCAAGCCCTGGAGGACGAGTTCGCCCGGCTGGACCAGCCCGTGGCCGGTTCCGAGGCGGGCGTGTCCGACCGGGCGATCATGGTGGGCGTGGGCAGCGCGCCGCGCCTGGAGCTGGAGGCCTCACTCGACGAACTGGAGGCCCTGGCCGCCACGGCCGGGCTCAAGGTGACGGGCAGGGTGCTGCAGCGCGTACCCCAGGTGAACCCACGCACCATCATCGGCAAGGGCAAGCTCTCCGAGCTTGAGATCATGGCCCTGTCCTCGGGCGCGGCCGTGCTGCTCTTCGACGGGGAGCTGACACCGGCCCAGATGCGCAACCTGGCAGACCTGACCGAGCGCAAGATCCTGGACCGCACCCAGCTCATCCTGGACATCTTCGCCCAGCGGGCCACCTCGCGTTCGGGCAAGTTGCAGGTCGAGATGGCCCAACTCAAGTACACGCTGCCCAGGCTGGTGGGAAAGAACCCTGCCATGAGCCGGCTCATGGGCGGCATCGGCGGGCGCGGCCCCGGCGAGACCAAGCTGGAGGTGGACCGCCGCCGCATCCGCGAGCGCATCACCCGCATCAAGCGCGAACTGCAGGAGCTGCGCAAGCAACGCGCCCAGGTGCGCGACAGGCGGGCCAAGGCCGGGCTGCCCATCGTCTCGCTGGTGGGCTACACCAACGCGGGCAAGTCCACGCTGCTCAACACCCTGACCCAGTCCGAGGTGCTGGCCGAGAACAAGCTCTTCGCCACCCTGGACCCCGTGAGCCGCAGGCTGCGCTTCCCGCAGGAGCGCGAGCTGGTGCTCACGGACACGGTGGGCTTCATCCGCGAGCTGCCCAAGGAGCTCAAGGAGGCCTTCCAGGCCACCCTGGAGGAACTGGAGAGCGCGGACCTGCTCATCCTGGTGGCCGACGCCGGGCACCGCGAGCTGGCCGGGCAGGTGGAGGCCGTGGAGGCCATCCTGGAGGAAATGGAGCTTAACAAGGTGCCGCGCATCCTGGCGCTCAACAAGTGGGACACCCTGGACGAGGACGGCAGAACCTGGGTGCTCAGCCGCTACCCCGGCGGTGTGCCCATCTCCGCCAGGACCCGCCCGAGCCTGGAACCCCTGGTGAATGAAATTTTATCGCGCCTGAAATGGGAAAAGGGCTTGCCAACCTGA
- a CDS encoding IMP cyclohydrolase, whose amino-acid sequence MELLPIRRAILSVTDKSGLAEFAAFLSGNGVELVSTGGTKKAMTDAGLPVTAVDQVTGFPEMLGGRVKTLHPHIHAGILADKDNPEHLETLEKFSLKPFDLICVNLYDFAKAVAQKADLKAAVEQIDIGGPTMLRASAKNFHSILVVPSPVYYGEITEALKANAMQAPLALRHKMALETFKATSAYDAMIAEYLGRA is encoded by the coding sequence ATGGAATTATTGCCTATCCGCAGGGCCATCCTATCCGTCACCGACAAATCCGGCCTGGCCGAGTTCGCCGCGTTCCTTTCCGGCAACGGGGTGGAGCTGGTCTCCACCGGCGGCACCAAGAAGGCCATGACCGACGCCGGGCTGCCGGTTACGGCGGTCGATCAGGTCACCGGCTTCCCCGAGATGCTCGGCGGACGCGTCAAAACCCTGCACCCACACATCCACGCGGGCATCCTGGCCGACAAGGACAACCCCGAACATCTTGAGACCCTGGAGAAATTCAGCCTCAAGCCCTTCGACCTCATCTGCGTGAACCTCTACGACTTCGCCAAGGCCGTGGCCCAGAAGGCCGACCTCAAGGCCGCCGTGGAGCAGATCGACATCGGCGGGCCCACCATGCTGCGGGCCTCGGCCAAGAACTTCCACTCCATCCTGGTCGTGCCCTCACCCGTCTACTACGGAGAGATCACCGAAGCCCTCAAGGCCAACGCGATGCAGGCCCCCCTGGCCCTGCGCCACAAGATGGCCCTGGAGACCTTCAAGGCCACTTCGGCCTACGACGCCATGATCGCGGAGTACCTGGGCCGGGCCTAG
- a CDS encoding tetratricopeptide repeat protein, translating into MSGHLDYEINKELGECYLFMGDLEKAEEYYLKAAGANGSHPAPYLGLATVAVHRNNLDEAYAHYRKAANLEAGDKALAGMGLIEMERGAAEIAFDHFSQALEFNPENMVALYSLIRLGHGNGRVAEVMPYLEGYLAIDPLKHDIRYTLAGCLVVEGREAEAKAQLERILEHEPTHACATELKVHLERAA; encoded by the coding sequence ATGAGTGGTCATTTGGATTACGAAATCAACAAGGAACTGGGCGAGTGCTACCTGTTCATGGGCGACCTAGAGAAGGCCGAGGAATACTACCTCAAGGCCGCAGGGGCCAACGGCAGCCACCCCGCCCCCTATCTGGGGCTGGCCACGGTGGCCGTGCACCGCAACAACCTGGACGAGGCCTACGCCCACTACCGCAAGGCCGCCAACCTGGAAGCGGGCGACAAGGCCCTGGCGGGCATGGGCCTCATTGAAATGGAGCGGGGCGCAGCCGAAATCGCCTTCGACCACTTCAGCCAGGCTCTGGAGTTCAATCCCGAGAACATGGTGGCGCTCTACAGCCTGATCCGCCTGGGGCACGGCAACGGCCGCGTGGCCGAGGTGATGCCCTATCTCGAAGGCTACCTGGCCATCGACCCGCTCAAGCACGACATCCGCTACACCCTGGCGGGCTGTCTGGTGGTCGAGGGGCGCGAAGCCGAGGCCAAGGCCCAGCTGGAGCGCATCCTGGAGCACGAGCCCACCCACGCCTGCGCCACGGAGCTCAAGGTGCACCTGGAGCGGGCGGCCTAG
- the flgB gene encoding flagellar basal body rod protein FlgB has product MPNIYGANASLIAKVMDLRLERQNLVVSNLANINIPGYKARTLEFESQLQQAVGSQDMRNNLSRTSGKHVPGTFDVAAYQGESLKEFKPRTIYGADAVDMDKEMTAMAKNSLMYNALTTVMKSNFEGIQKIIMDGGK; this is encoded by the coding sequence ATGCCGAACATATACGGAGCCAATGCATCCCTGATCGCCAAGGTCATGGACCTGCGACTGGAGCGTCAAAACCTCGTCGTGTCCAACTTGGCCAACATCAACATCCCCGGCTACAAGGCCCGCACGCTGGAGTTCGAAAGCCAGCTGCAGCAGGCCGTCGGTTCCCAGGACATGCGCAACAACCTGAGCCGCACCAGCGGCAAGCACGTCCCGGGCACGTTCGACGTGGCCGCCTACCAGGGCGAGAGCCTCAAGGAGTTCAAGCCCCGCACCATCTACGGGGCCGACGCCGTGGACATGGACAAGGAGATGACCGCCATGGCCAAAAACTCGCTCATGTACAACGCCCTGACTACAGTGATGAAATCCAACTTCGAAGGCATCCAGAAAATCATCATGGATGGAGGCAAATAA
- the flgC gene encoding flagellar basal body rod protein FlgC — protein MDFMTALDVGGSALTAQRTYMNVISMNLANARTTRTADGQGPYQRKSVALESTRVTPFGKAMDQALGQELQGVRVTGVVNDNRPPKQVYEPGHPDADQNGYVSYPDINVVEEMTNMIQATRSYEAETSTINTIKAMYNKALEMGR, from the coding sequence ATGGACTTCATGACCGCACTCGACGTCGGCGGGTCCGCGCTGACCGCACAGCGCACCTACATGAACGTGATCTCCATGAACCTGGCCAACGCCAGGACCACGCGCACGGCGGACGGCCAAGGCCCCTACCAGCGCAAATCCGTGGCTCTGGAGTCCACCCGGGTCACGCCCTTCGGCAAGGCCATGGACCAGGCCCTGGGCCAGGAGCTCCAGGGCGTGCGCGTCACGGGCGTGGTCAACGACAACCGCCCCCCCAAGCAGGTCTACGAGCCCGGCCACCCCGACGCGGACCAGAACGGTTACGTCAGCTACCCCGACATCAACGTGGTGGAAGAGATGACCAACATGATCCAGGCCACCCGCAGCTACGAGGCCGAAACCTCCACCATCAACACCATCAAGGCCATGTACAACAAGGCCCTCGAGATGGGCCGCTAG
- the fliE gene encoding flagellar hook-basal body complex protein FliE: MAINSIAMNAYRTALGQTQGAARSAESAVSQGLGKTGGAQKSGFMDALKNSVGEVNAEQLKKDQMVSSFATGENQNVHELMIQLQKAGLAMSMTSTVRSKVLDMYKELVKMPF; this comes from the coding sequence ATGGCCATCAACTCCATCGCCATGAACGCCTACCGCACCGCGCTTGGGCAGACCCAGGGCGCGGCCCGCAGCGCGGAGAGCGCGGTTTCGCAGGGCCTGGGCAAAACCGGCGGCGCGCAGAAGTCCGGCTTCATGGACGCGCTGAAGAACTCGGTGGGCGAGGTCAACGCGGAACAGCTCAAGAAGGACCAGATGGTCTCCTCCTTCGCCACCGGCGAGAACCAGAACGTGCACGAGCTGATGATCCAGCTGCAGAAGGCGGGCCTGGCCATGTCCATGACCTCCACGGTGCGCAGCAAGGTTCTGGATATGTACAAAGAACTCGTGAAGATGCCCTTCTAG
- the fliF gene encoding flagellar basal-body MS-ring/collar protein FliF yields the protein MPALLKNLWEQATRFWAARTMAQRVLFAGVAISVVAAFALMIFWFNQPDYKVLFSKLSQEDAGRVMENLKASKTPYKIEDNGQTILVPAEFVSETRIRIAGDGKLRGAGLGFEVFDDTKVGQTDFVQRINYQRALQGELARTIGEFPQIEKARVHLVLPQRSLFIEEQRKPSASVVLTLKTGAKLEPKQVQGIVNFVAMSVEGLDPNRVTVTDTAGKIVFQAKDGSSIDGMTSTQFEFRNNYQNTLERRIEELLTPIVGGGKSIAKVSANLDFSQKVTKRQSYDPNKTVVRSETREESSTNQKANVDGSVPETNFRGDGFSGTQNKVDQASEKRMTNYEIDSEQQEIVSPSGELQRLSVAVIVDHIQDPGSKEVKFIPRPAEELERIKQAVSNAVGIDSRRGDTIEVSCMAFGERELFTEPSLTQNMLEYAQRLGKPFLNGLLVFLFLLLVVRPVVMALIRPRVTREEIEQISRLPEGERRIALAEPEEEETEHVEVSKRLENAKILAQQLFETNSEQAILILRGWLKQEAS from the coding sequence ATGCCCGCACTGCTCAAGAACCTCTGGGAACAGGCCACCCGTTTCTGGGCCGCCAGAACCATGGCCCAGCGCGTCCTCTTCGCGGGCGTGGCCATCTCCGTGGTGGCGGCCTTCGCGCTGATGATCTTCTGGTTCAACCAGCCCGACTACAAGGTGCTGTTCTCCAAGCTGAGCCAGGAGGACGCCGGGCGCGTCATGGAGAACCTCAAGGCCTCCAAGACCCCCTACAAGATCGAGGACAACGGGCAGACCATCCTGGTGCCCGCCGAATTCGTGAGCGAGACCCGCATCCGCATCGCCGGCGACGGCAAGCTGCGCGGCGCGGGCCTGGGCTTCGAGGTCTTCGACGACACCAAGGTGGGGCAGACCGACTTCGTGCAGCGCATCAACTACCAGCGCGCCCTGCAGGGAGAGCTGGCCCGAACCATCGGCGAGTTCCCCCAGATCGAGAAGGCCCGCGTGCACCTGGTGCTGCCCCAGCGCAGCCTCTTCATCGAGGAGCAGCGCAAGCCCAGCGCCTCGGTGGTGCTCACGCTCAAGACCGGGGCCAAGCTCGAACCCAAGCAGGTCCAGGGCATCGTCAATTTCGTGGCCATGAGCGTCGAGGGATTGGATCCCAACCGCGTGACCGTCACCGACACGGCCGGCAAGATCGTCTTCCAGGCCAAGGACGGCTCCAGCATCGACGGCATGACCTCCACCCAGTTCGAGTTCCGCAACAACTACCAGAACACCCTGGAGCGCCGCATCGAGGAACTGCTGACCCCCATCGTGGGCGGCGGCAAGTCCATCGCCAAGGTCTCGGCCAACCTGGACTTCTCCCAGAAGGTCACCAAGCGCCAGAGCTACGACCCCAACAAGACCGTGGTGCGCTCCGAGACCCGCGAGGAATCCTCCACCAACCAGAAGGCCAACGTCGACGGCTCCGTGCCCGAGACCAACTTCCGGGGCGACGGCTTCTCCGGCACCCAGAACAAGGTGGACCAGGCCTCAGAAAAGCGCATGACCAACTACGAGATCGACTCCGAACAGCAGGAGATCGTGTCCCCCTCCGGGGAGTTGCAGCGCCTCTCGGTCGCGGTTATCGTGGACCACATTCAGGACCCGGGCAGCAAGGAAGTGAAGTTCATCCCCCGTCCCGCGGAGGAGTTGGAGCGCATCAAGCAGGCCGTGTCCAACGCTGTCGGCATCGACTCCAGGCGCGGCGACACCATCGAGGTCAGCTGCATGGCCTTCGGCGAGCGCGAGCTGTTCACCGAGCCGAGCCTGACCCAGAACATGCTGGAGTACGCCCAGCGACTGGGCAAGCCCTTCCTCAACGGCCTGCTGGTGTTCCTCTTCCTGCTGCTGGTGGTCCGCCCGGTGGTCATGGCGCTCATCCGCCCCCGCGTCACCCGCGAGGAGATCGAGCAGATCAGCCGCCTGCCCGAAGGCGAGCGCCGCATCGCCCTGGCCGAACCGGAAGAGGAGGAGACGGAACACGTGGAAGTCTCCAAGCGGCTTGAAAACGCCAAGATTCTGGCGCAGCAGCTTTTCGAAACAAATTCCGAGCAGGCCATCCTGATCCTGCGCGGATGGCTCAAGCAGGAGGCCTCCTAA